The DNA region TAATAAGGAAGTTATTGAAAGGATCATTGAAGAAAGCGCGCTGGATCTGGAAGGTGTGACGATCATTGACACTTTTAAAGAGCCCCAGCTGATGCAGAAATATGGACAGGCACTTTACGAAAAAAGACAGCGCCGCGGACTGACACTGTTTGAGGCAACTAAACTGATGCGCGATAGAAATTACTTTGGTGCATCTATGGTAGAGTTTGGTGAGGCGGATGCCATGATTTCTGGTCTGACCAGAAATTACGTATCGACCATTAAACCTGCTTTGCAGGTAATTGGTACTGCTCCTGGTGTTAACAGGGTGGCAGGGATGTACATGATGATGACCAAAAAAGGACCTGTGTTTTTTGGGGATACTACAGTAAATGTTGACCCTACGGCAGAGGAACTGGTAGACCTTACGTTGCTCGTTGCGCAATCGGTAAGTAAATTCAATATTCATCCGCGTGTAGCACTGTTGTCTTATTCCAACTTTGGCTCTAACCAGGGCGTTGTTCCGGAGAAGGTAAGAAAGGCAGTAAAAATATTGCATGAAAAACATCCTGAGGTGATGGTTGACGGAGAAATGCAGGGTAATTTTGCAATTAACAATGCCTTGTTGAGAGACAATTTTCCGTTCAGCAGACTGGTAGACGGACCGGCAAACACATTGATCTTCCCCAACCTGGAATCAGGTAATATTGCTTATAAGCTTTTACAGGAATTGGGTGAAGCAGAGGCTATAGGGCCTATTTTGCTGGGCTTAAACAAGCCTGTTCATATTGTTCAACTTGGAAGTTCAGTTAGGGAAATTGTAAATATGGTTACCTTAGCAGTACTGGATGTTCAGGGAAAAGAACAGGAGGCATACCCTAAAAAAGGCGGATTTTTAAAAAGAACAGCTAAGAAATAGAATATGTTTGAGTATATTGATGGCAAGCTAGCTTTTAAATGCCCTACGTATATCGTTGTTGAGGCGGGTGGTGTTGGCTACCATTTGAATATATCTTTAAATACTTATAGTAACCTGGCAGATACCGAAAGGTGTAAGGTTTATACCTGGTTGCATGTAAAAGAAGATGCGCACACCCTTTATGGCTTTGCTGACGAGGGTGAGCGCAGGCTTTTTTTACACCTCATCTCTGTTTCCGGTATTGGTCCGAATACAGGGAGAATGATGCTCTCCTCGATCACTCCGGCTGAAATTCAGACGGCAATAGTGAATGCGGACCTTGCATTGATCCAGCGGATTAAAGGGATTGGTGCAAAATCTGCGCAGCGCCTGGTTTTAGAGCTGCAGGACAAATTGAAAAAAGAAGGATCAGGCTCATTGATGGCTGCTCCATTAAACAATACAGTAAAAGAAGAGGCGCTGTCGGCATTGATGATGCTTGGCTTTGCGAAACCTGCTTCTGAAAAGGCAATAGACAATGCGGTGAAAGTAGGTGGGCAAGATTTGTCTGTTGAACAAATGATAAAAATAGCATTGAAGAATTTATAGAAATTGCCCTTGAAAAACTTATTAACGCTATTTCTCTTCCTGATGGTTACTTTTGGCGGACAACAGGCTTTTTCGCAGGTTACACCGCAAAAGTCCAGGCAGGACACCGCAAGAAATTCCTTCGGCCTGAAGGAGAAGAAAAGACTTGGAATCAGGTCTTTAACAACTCCTTTTTACCCCTTACCCGACAATTTACACCGAAAAGTTGAATACGACGCTTTAAATAAAAGATACATCATCCAGGAACTGCTGGGAGATAAGCCTTTTGGGCCGGTTCAATACCTTACCGTAGATGAATACATGCGCCTGATAAACAGCGAGATCAAGCGAGAAAACTGGCGGACACTGTCTGACCAGGAAGTTAACGATGTACGGAGAACAGGTATCATTCCAAGTCTTAAGATAAACAGCAGGGCCTTTGAAAAGATTTTCGGGGGGACTACCATAGACATACAGCCCCGGGGCGAGGCTGAACTTACATTCTTAGGCCGCATTAATAAGAACGAAAACCCCTTGTTTAATGAGCGCCAGCGTGTGCAGGGAAATTTTGATTTTAACCAGCGTATTCAGATGGATGTGATTGGTAATATCGGTACCAAGCTGAAAATCAACATGAACTACAATACAGAAGCTCAGTTTGATTTTGAAAACCAGGTAAAGCTGGATTATACTGGTGGTGAAGACGATATTATTCAGAAAATTGAGGCAGGTAATGTAAGCTTACCTTTAAATACCACACTCATTAATGGTACCCAGGCCTTATTCGGGGTAAAAACCCAACTCAAGTTTGGCAAGTTAAACGTGGCCACAGTATTTACCCAACAGAAATCGCAATCCAGGCAGATCCAGATCAATAACGGGGCGCAACAAAATGAGTTCAGGCTGAATGCCGATAACTATGAGGCCAACAAACACTTTTTCCTGGCGAGATATTTCAGGGACAATTACAATAAATCGCAGCTGAATGCGCCAACCATTACGTCTGGTGTGCAGATTACCAAAATGGAGGTCTGGATTACCAATAAGTCGGGCAATACCCAGGATTCAAGGGATGTACTCGCTTTTCTTGACATGGCCGAAAACCAGCCATACAACAGCGGCATTGCCGGCGGGGCCTCGGTACTTCCATCGGCTTTTACAAATCCTCAGTTTCCCAGGAGTTCTAACGACCTTTTGAGTAAAATCCCCGCGAATTCGAGGCTGACCAATTCCAATGAGATCATTTCTTATTTTGCGCCAACAGGCGGCACAGACAACTATGCCAAGCTTACCTACGCCAGAAAGCTGACCGACAGGGAATATTATTTCCATCCGCAACTGGGTTACATCTCCCTGAACAATGCACTAAACTCAGACGAGGTACTGGCAGTTGCCTACAGGTATACTTTTAACGGGGTGGAATACCAGGTGGGGGAATTCTCTACCGATGTTCCATTTGACCCGGGAACACCAAAAGTTTTGTATACCAAGTTGCTGAAAAATGATGTAATCAAGACCAGCCTGCCTACCTGGGACCTGATGATGAAAAATATTTATTCTATTGGGGGCTATCAGATCAGTCAGCAAAACTTTAAACTGGACATATTCAGGATCGATGAACGGACTGGTGTGGAAAAGCCCTTGATACAGGAGGGCGAAAAGCTGGATGCAGACCGCAGGCCCCTGAACGGAAAGCAATGGATACAGGTGACAGGACTTGACCGGCTGAACCAGCAAAAGGAACGTAAGCCCGATGGGGTTTTTGATTTTGAAACAGAGAACCGGCCGTTTGGCACTCCGGCAAACAATGGGCAGACCCCAATTTTTAACAGCCCTAACCCGGGAGGTACAAACAATAGCAATACACAGCTGAATTTCTCGCTGAACACCGTAAATGGCTATATCACCATAGATCCGCTGAACGGAAGAATTATTTTTCCGCTGATAGAGCCGTTTGGAAAGGATCTTGCCGACCAGTTTTTGCCTACAGAGCAGGCATTGATCGATAAATATACCTTTACCGCATTGTATGATTCGACAAAGGTGATTGCCCAGCAGCTGTTCAGCAACAGGAACAGGTATGTGATCAAGGGGGCATATCAGTCGGAAATTGCCTCGGAGTTCAGTTTAAATGCCATTAACGTCCCGGAAGGCTCGGTAAAGGTTTTTGCCGGGACGATCCCATTGCAGGAAGGGGTAGATTTCACGGTAGATTACCAGGGAGGAAGGGTCAGGATCATTAATCCGGCTTTACTGAGTTCGGGTCAGCCTATCCGGATATCTACAGAAAACAACGAGCTTTTCGGATTGCAGCAACGTTCATTGTTCGGGACAAGGCTGGATTATAAGGTGAACAACAAGCTGAACCTGGGCGGTACCCTGATGAACCTGACGGAAAAGCCCTTGACGGCTAAAGTGAACATTGGCGAGGAGCCGATTTCGAATACCATGTGGGGGTTGGATATGAACTACAGTTCGCCTTCAAGGTTTCTGACCAAGCTGGTAGATAAATTACCCCTGATCTCAACCAAGGCGCCTTCCAGTATTACGTTTGCCGGGGAATTTGCACAGTTGATACCCGGGCATCCCAGCGCGTTGAATTTTGGCGGTAAGAAGGGCGGAGTGAGTTATCTGGATGATTTTGAAGCTTCACGTTCGGTGATAGACCTGAAGAGTGCGGTAGCCTGGCAGTTGTCAGGAACACCACAGCTTTTTCCCGAGGCCAGCAGGATAGACGACCTGAGCTATGGTTTCAACAGGGCGAGAATAGCCTTTTATAATATTGATCCTCTTTTCTACAACAGGAGCACAGGAAATATCCCGGATAACCTGAGAAACAACCGGAACGAGCTTTCCAATCACTATGTCCGTGAAATTATTGAGCAGGAAGTTTTTCCTTTTAAAGAAACCAGTACAGGACAAGCCATTACCCTACCCACGCTCGACGTTGCTTTTTACCCCACACTCCGCGGGCCTTACAACTATACCACTACCGGTTTTAACGCAAATGGTACGCTTACCAATCCGCGCTCGCGTTGGGGCGGTTTGTTCAGGAGGATAGAAACCAATGATTTTGAAGCACTGAACATTGAATATATTGAGCTTTGGGTAATGGACCCCTTTATTTATAAACCCAACTCGGCCGGGGGCGATCTGTATTTTAATTTGGGTAACATCTCTGAAGACATCCTGAAAGATGGTCGGAAATCCCTTGAGAACGGATTGCCAGCTGATGGCGACCCATCCAAGTATGATGAGACCAACTGGGGTAGGGTGCCAAAGCTGCAACCGGTGGTACAGGCTTTTGACAACGACCCTGCTGCAAGGAAGGTGCAGGATGTTGGTCTGGACGGTTTGTCGAATACAGACGAGAAAACAAAATTTGCCAATCTGATCAATCAGATCAAGGCGCAGCTGAACCCGGACGCGGCAGCAGAGCTTGACAACGACCCTTCATCGGATGATTATGTTTATTTCAGGGGTAGGGCGCTCGATCAGGCAAATGCAGGCATATTGAAAAGGTATCAGCGGTACAACGGGCCGGAAGGCAATTCCAAAACCGCACAACAGTCGCAGGAAGATTTTGGTGTAGACAACTCTGCTTCCACTTCTCTACCCGATGGAGAAGACATCAACAGGGACAACAACATGACCCAGAGTGATGAATATTTTGAGTATAAAGTTTCCATGCGTCCGGGTGATCTGATGGTTGGACAGAACTTTGTAACTGATAAGATCACTTCGCAGGTTAAATTGGCAAACGGGCAGACGCAAGCTGTAACCTGGTACCAGATCCGGATTCCACTGGCACAGCACACGCAAAGAGTTGGAAATATTCAGGACTTCAAATCTATCCGTTTTGTGCGGATGTTTATGACCAATTTTGCCGATACTGCTGTTCTGCGGTTCGGAAAGATACAGTTGGTTAGGGGTGAGTGGAGGCAGTATAACGCAAAGAACGAAGCTTCGCAAATCATCCTTGACCCCGCCTTGCAGAATGCCGGACCAGATAATTCGACTATAGAAATTTCTACAGTAAACATTGAAGAGAACGGCAAGCGTACCCCTATCCCTTACGTGATACCGCCGGGAATAGAAAGGGAACGTGATTTCAGCAATTACAGGGGCGATACCCGTCAGAACGAACAATCACTTGCGGTAACCATCAAGAACCTGAGAGATGGTTATGGAAGGGCGGCATTTAAAACTGCACTTAACGATTTCAGGTCGTATAAACATCTGGAGATGTACATTCACCTGGAGGCATTGGGTAACTCGCCGATCAACGATAACGAGCTGAGTGCCTTTTTGCGGATAGGGACGGATAATCAGGACAACTATTACGAATATTCACAACCACTAAAGGTTACCCGTCCGGGTACGAGTGATCCGTATTCTATCTGGCCCGATCAGAATAAACTGGACATTCAGCTGGAGTTATTTCAGAAGGCAAAGATTGCCCGTAACAATGCCCTGGATAGTGATGGACTGCCATGGAACATCAGTAAGCCTTTTACTTATGTGGTTGACGGAAAGACGATTATTGTGAAGGGGCAGCCCGATATGAGTAAAGTAAGGGTTTACATGCTTGGTGTGATGAATCCTTACCGTAACGGTGCTAATCCTGCAGGAGATGATGGGCTGGATAAAAATGCACAGGTATGGTTCAACGAAATGCGGCTGACGGAATTTGATGAACGTGGCGGCTGGGCGGCAACTGCAAGGATGAACGCCAAGCTGGCGGATTTTGCGGATGTTAATGTGTCGGGAAGTAAATCGACCATTGGTTTTGGTGCATTGGAAACAAGAGTTAGTGAGCGGAACAGGGCAGATAATGTGTTTTTTGATATCTCATCCAGCGTGGAGCTGGGTAAGTTCTTCCCTCAGAAAAGCGGTATTAAAATTCCGATGTTTGTGAGCCATTCGAGCCAGGTCAGCACCCCTCAATATGACCCTAAGATGCCGGACATCGAACTGAAAAATGCATTGGATAAGGCCTCCAAACCGGAAAAGAAGGCCATCCTGGAATACGCACAGGATTATACCACCAGGAACAGCATCAACTTTACCAATGTAAGGAAGGAACGTACCAATCCGGACAAGAAGCCGCAGCTATGGGACATTGAGAACTTTAATGTAAGTTATGCGTATACGAAGTTGTCGCACCGCGATTTTATCAACGAAAACAACATACAAAAAACTTACAGGGGCTCGCTGGCTTACAATTACTCAGGGCAGCCGAAGTCTATTGAGCCTTTTAATAAGATCATTAAAACAAATACCCTGGCGCTGCTTAAAGATTTTAACTTTAGCATCCTGCCAAGTGCTATCAATTTCAGGATAGATGTTGATCGCTATTATGCAGAAAACAGCTTGAGGAACAACGACCCTAATAATGCAATCCCGATCAATACCACTTTTAACAAAAATTTCCTGGTAACACGGGTATACGGTATTTCCTGGAATCTGACCAAATCACTGACTCTGGATTTTGATGCCACCAACTATTCCATTATAGACGAACCGGAAGGTAGGATTGAAGGGTTGAAAAGAGACACAGTATGGCAAAACCTGAAGCGTTTGGGCCGGACCACTGATTATAACCACAACATGAACATTACCTATTCGCTGCCAATGAACAAAATTCCGGGCATGGACTGGGTAACAGTGGCGACACGGTACGGTACCAATTTCAACTGGCAGACCGAACCGTTGTCAACCTTAAGGGATCCTCAGATCGACCTGGGCAATACCATTCAGAATTCGCGTACGATACAGGTAAACCCTACCTTAAACCTGGCTGGCCTATACAATAAGTTTGGTTTTGTAAGACGTGCGGGAGGTGCTGGCGATAAACAGGTGTCGGGAGGAACCTCATTCTTTGTAGGGTTACTGACAAGTGTTAAAAATGTAAATGCGGCCTTTACACAAACCAAGGGCACATTTTTGCCAGGCTATCTGCCAAGGGTGAGTTATTTTGGCTTGGACGAAGCTACAGGGGCGCCTGGATTGGGATTTGTTTTCGGTAGCCAGCGCGACATTCGGCAAATGGCTTTAAACAATGGCTGGATTACCAGGGACACCCTACAAAATCAGCTATACATCAATACCTTAAGGGAAGATCTGAGCATAACGGGTTTGGTTGAGCCAATCAAAGATTTGAGCATTACTTTAACAGCCAATAAAAACCGTACACTGAACTATTCCACTAATTTCAGGTACGATCAGACACAGCGGGATTTTGATAATCTGAGCCCTTTTACTACCGGCGATTACAGTGTCTCATTCATTTCACTGGGTACTGCATTTTCTGAGAAGCAGGGCAGTACTTACTCTAAACTGTTCAGACAGTTTATGGACAACAGGCAGGTGATCTCGCAACGTCTGGGCGAAACCAATGTGAATTCAGGAGGGCGAGGCCCGTCTGGCTATGCTGATGGTTATGACAAGAACTCGCAGGACGTAATTGTTTCTGCATTTCTGGCTGCATATACCGGTAAAAGCGCTTCATCCATTAGCCTGAACTCCCTACCAAAAATTCCGTTGCCAAACTGGCGCTTAAACTATAGGGGATTAACCAGGATTCCTTTCCTGGCCGATCGTTTCAGTTCTATTGATCTGCGGCATTCCTATCGTTCTGTATATAGTGTTAATGGCTTTAACTCACTGATCCGCTACAGGGAAACCAATGGCTTTGTGAGCAGCAAGGACGAGAACGGGAACTTTCTGCCTTTTTACCAATATACCCAGGTGACTATTGCAGAACAGTTTTCTCCGCTGATTGGCGTAGACACCCGACTGAAAAACAACATGACGCTTAATTTTGAACTGGGCCGGACGAGGTTGTTGGGTTTGAGTATGGCCAATAGTCAGCTTGCGCAGTTGTCGGAAAACAATATGGTTTTCGGCCTGGGCTACCGCACTACAAAGTTCCGCTTCCCTTTTGGTTTGTTTAAGGGGTTAAAGACAGATAACAATATGGACTTTAAGCTTGATATAGCTGTGCGGGATAACAAAACAGTTATTTACAGGGCCGATGTGATTGAAGCGGAAGTTTCATCCGGTGCCAAAAACATTACTTTGAGACCTAGTGTTGATTACATCCTGAACCAGCGTTTTAACATCAGGGTATTCTACGATTCGAATGTTACCAAGCCTTACACCTCTCAAACCTTTAACACATCGTTCAGTAATTTTGGTTTTAGCCTGAGGATTACACTGAATTAGAGTTGTTTTAAATGAGCAGATTTAATTACCTTTGGTGCGGTAGGTCGCGGGCCTGCTGCGGCTTAAAAAAGAATTGCAAAACAAATAAAATAAAACAATGAATTTTCCATCAGAATTAAAGTACACAAAAGACCACGAGTGGGTTAGGATTGAAGGTAATGAGGCTTATGTAGGCATCACAGATTTTGCACAACGCGAGCTTGGCGATATTGTATACATCGATATCAATACTGTAGGTGATGAGGTAACTAAGGATGATGTATTTGGTACTGTTGAAGCTGTTAAAACCGTTTCAGATTTGTTTATGCCAGTTACTGGTACAGTATTGGAAACCAATGCGGCATTAAACGATAATCCTGAATTGGTAAATACTGATCCTTATGGTCAGGGCTGGATGGTAAAGGTTGCTGTTGCGGATGCAGCGCAGGTTGAAGGCCTGTTAACGGCAGATGCTTACAAAGCTCTTGTAGGCGCCTAGTAAATGAACATTTTAGGGCAATTGAAATATCAGCTATGGGCCGTGATCTGGGCTATAGTGGTAGTGATACTTTGCAGTATAAGGATGCCTGCAGGTAACGGAACAGGCTTTTTTTTCGAAGGCTTTGATAAATTTGCCCATATGGGATTTTTTTATGTGCTCACCATATTGCTGTTTTACGGAAAGATCAGGCACCAGCACAATTACAGTTTCCGTTCTTTAACCATTTTTAAAATCATCTTGATCACGGCTGCACTTGGTGCAGGAATAGAAATGTTACAATGGAAATTTTTTAACTACCGCTCTGCTGAGTGGTGGGATTTTGGCTGTGATATGATCGGTGTTTTTATGGGCGTTTTCAGTTATATACTCTTGCATAAATCTAATTACAATGAGAAGAGCAGCAATTAAATTGGTGATTCTGGTACTTGTTTGTACAATAAGCAGTTGCGGTATTTTTAATTCCGGTTGTAAATGCCCGCCGGTGCGTTACAGCACTTATCCCCAACGTTAAGCATCTGATCTTGACCGAAAAATAACTCGGTATAAAAAATGACTAAATAAAGACCCTGTCAGAGTACCCTCAGGCAGGGTCTTTATTTGGAATTATTATAAATTAAGTCTAAATTGCACCCCATAGCATATTAATACAAACCTATACAGATGAAACTTTCGCAGCTGAATCCAGGAGAACAAGGAACTATAGTAGCATTTACAGATTTGGAAATGTCTGTAAAATTAATGGAAATGGGTTGTTTGCCTGGTGAAGTTGTGGCTGTTGAGCGCTTTGCGCCGCTAGGCTGTCCAATAGCTATCCGTGTCGCAGGTTATCAGCTTTGTTTACGTAAAGCTGAGGCTGCTGTTATCATTGTTCAATAAAATTACTGGGTCTTGGATATTAAAGTTGCATTA from Pedobacter africanus includes:
- the ruvA gene encoding Holliday junction branch migration protein RuvA, whose product is MFEYIDGKLAFKCPTYIVVEAGGVGYHLNISLNTYSNLADTERCKVYTWLHVKEDAHTLYGFADEGERRLFLHLISVSGIGPNTGRMMLSSITPAEIQTAIVNADLALIQRIKGIGAKSAQRLVLELQDKLKKEGSGSLMAAPLNNTVKEEALSALMMLGFAKPASEKAIDNAVKVGGQDLSVEQMIKIALKNL
- the sov gene encoding T9SS outer membrane translocon Sov/SprA codes for the protein MPLKNLLTLFLFLMVTFGGQQAFSQVTPQKSRQDTARNSFGLKEKKRLGIRSLTTPFYPLPDNLHRKVEYDALNKRYIIQELLGDKPFGPVQYLTVDEYMRLINSEIKRENWRTLSDQEVNDVRRTGIIPSLKINSRAFEKIFGGTTIDIQPRGEAELTFLGRINKNENPLFNERQRVQGNFDFNQRIQMDVIGNIGTKLKINMNYNTEAQFDFENQVKLDYTGGEDDIIQKIEAGNVSLPLNTTLINGTQALFGVKTQLKFGKLNVATVFTQQKSQSRQIQINNGAQQNEFRLNADNYEANKHFFLARYFRDNYNKSQLNAPTITSGVQITKMEVWITNKSGNTQDSRDVLAFLDMAENQPYNSGIAGGASVLPSAFTNPQFPRSSNDLLSKIPANSRLTNSNEIISYFAPTGGTDNYAKLTYARKLTDREYYFHPQLGYISLNNALNSDEVLAVAYRYTFNGVEYQVGEFSTDVPFDPGTPKVLYTKLLKNDVIKTSLPTWDLMMKNIYSIGGYQISQQNFKLDIFRIDERTGVEKPLIQEGEKLDADRRPLNGKQWIQVTGLDRLNQQKERKPDGVFDFETENRPFGTPANNGQTPIFNSPNPGGTNNSNTQLNFSLNTVNGYITIDPLNGRIIFPLIEPFGKDLADQFLPTEQALIDKYTFTALYDSTKVIAQQLFSNRNRYVIKGAYQSEIASEFSLNAINVPEGSVKVFAGTIPLQEGVDFTVDYQGGRVRIINPALLSSGQPIRISTENNELFGLQQRSLFGTRLDYKVNNKLNLGGTLMNLTEKPLTAKVNIGEEPISNTMWGLDMNYSSPSRFLTKLVDKLPLISTKAPSSITFAGEFAQLIPGHPSALNFGGKKGGVSYLDDFEASRSVIDLKSAVAWQLSGTPQLFPEASRIDDLSYGFNRARIAFYNIDPLFYNRSTGNIPDNLRNNRNELSNHYVREIIEQEVFPFKETSTGQAITLPTLDVAFYPTLRGPYNYTTTGFNANGTLTNPRSRWGGLFRRIETNDFEALNIEYIELWVMDPFIYKPNSAGGDLYFNLGNISEDILKDGRKSLENGLPADGDPSKYDETNWGRVPKLQPVVQAFDNDPAARKVQDVGLDGLSNTDEKTKFANLINQIKAQLNPDAAAELDNDPSSDDYVYFRGRALDQANAGILKRYQRYNGPEGNSKTAQQSQEDFGVDNSASTSLPDGEDINRDNNMTQSDEYFEYKVSMRPGDLMVGQNFVTDKITSQVKLANGQTQAVTWYQIRIPLAQHTQRVGNIQDFKSIRFVRMFMTNFADTAVLRFGKIQLVRGEWRQYNAKNEASQIILDPALQNAGPDNSTIEISTVNIEENGKRTPIPYVIPPGIERERDFSNYRGDTRQNEQSLAVTIKNLRDGYGRAAFKTALNDFRSYKHLEMYIHLEALGNSPINDNELSAFLRIGTDNQDNYYEYSQPLKVTRPGTSDPYSIWPDQNKLDIQLELFQKAKIARNNALDSDGLPWNISKPFTYVVDGKTIIVKGQPDMSKVRVYMLGVMNPYRNGANPAGDDGLDKNAQVWFNEMRLTEFDERGGWAATARMNAKLADFADVNVSGSKSTIGFGALETRVSERNRADNVFFDISSSVELGKFFPQKSGIKIPMFVSHSSQVSTPQYDPKMPDIELKNALDKASKPEKKAILEYAQDYTTRNSINFTNVRKERTNPDKKPQLWDIENFNVSYAYTKLSHRDFINENNIQKTYRGSLAYNYSGQPKSIEPFNKIIKTNTLALLKDFNFSILPSAINFRIDVDRYYAENSLRNNDPNNAIPINTTFNKNFLVTRVYGISWNLTKSLTLDFDATNYSIIDEPEGRIEGLKRDTVWQNLKRLGRTTDYNHNMNITYSLPMNKIPGMDWVTVATRYGTNFNWQTEPLSTLRDPQIDLGNTIQNSRTIQVNPTLNLAGLYNKFGFVRRAGGAGDKQVSGGTSFFVGLLTSVKNVNAAFTQTKGTFLPGYLPRVSYFGLDEATGAPGLGFVFGSQRDIRQMALNNGWITRDTLQNQLYINTLREDLSITGLVEPIKDLSITLTANKNRTLNYSTNFRYDQTQRDFDNLSPFTTGDYSVSFISLGTAFSEKQGSTYSKLFRQFMDNRQVISQRLGETNVNSGGRGPSGYADGYDKNSQDVIVSAFLAAYTGKSASSISLNSLPKIPLPNWRLNYRGLTRIPFLADRFSSIDLRHSYRSVYSVNGFNSLIRYRETNGFVSSKDENGNFLPFYQYTQVTIAEQFSPLIGVDTRLKNNMTLNFELGRTRLLGLSMANSQLAQLSENNMVFGLGYRTTKFRFPFGLFKGLKTDNNMDFKLDIAVRDNKTVIYRADVIEAEVSSGAKNITLRPSVDYILNQRFNIRVFYDSNVTKPYTSQTFNTSFSNFGFSLRITLN
- the gcvH gene encoding glycine cleavage system protein GcvH, yielding MNFPSELKYTKDHEWVRIEGNEAYVGITDFAQRELGDIVYIDINTVGDEVTKDDVFGTVEAVKTVSDLFMPVTGTVLETNAALNDNPELVNTDPYGQGWMVKVAVADAAQVEGLLTADAYKALVGA
- a CDS encoding VanZ family protein, producing MNILGQLKYQLWAVIWAIVVVILCSIRMPAGNGTGFFFEGFDKFAHMGFFYVLTILLFYGKIRHQHNYSFRSLTIFKIILITAALGAGIEMLQWKFFNYRSAEWWDFGCDMIGVFMGVFSYILLHKSNYNEKSSN
- a CDS encoding FeoA family protein → MKLSQLNPGEQGTIVAFTDLEMSVKLMEMGCLPGEVVAVERFAPLGCPIAIRVAGYQLCLRKAEAAVIIVQ